The Brenneria rubrifaciens genome has a window encoding:
- a CDS encoding MDR family oxidoreductase, giving the protein MRALVLEQQDGLTLPRLRNIDPAQLPPGDVTVNINWSSINYKDALAITGKGNIIRQFPMVPGIDFAGTVSHSDSDRFQPGQSVILTGWGVGENHWGGLAEQARVKSDWLVALPQALDARQAMVIGTAGFTAMLCVMALEESGVMPESGDVVVTGASGGVGSTAVALLSALGYQVAAISGRAGNTGYLQALGAKQVLDRHEFSRDARPLEKQRWAGAIDTVGGKVLATLLAQMDYNATVAACGLAGGVALPATVMPFILRNVRLQGIDSVMTPPPRRLQAWRRLATLLPPAFYQQVTHEIALDAVPAVAIALLENNVTGRTLVKIR; this is encoded by the coding sequence ATGCGCGCCCTGGTTCTTGAACAACAGGATGGATTAACACTGCCCCGGTTACGTAATATTGATCCGGCACAACTCCCCCCCGGCGATGTCACCGTCAATATCAATTGGTCCAGCATCAATTATAAAGATGCGCTGGCCATCACCGGCAAAGGTAACATTATTCGTCAGTTTCCGATGGTGCCCGGTATTGACTTCGCCGGCACCGTGAGCCACAGCGACAGCGACCGTTTTCAGCCGGGTCAATCCGTCATTCTAACAGGATGGGGCGTGGGTGAAAATCACTGGGGCGGGCTGGCTGAACAGGCGCGGGTAAAAAGTGACTGGCTGGTCGCTCTGCCTCAGGCGCTGGATGCCCGCCAGGCGATGGTCATTGGCACTGCGGGTTTTACGGCGATGCTATGCGTCATGGCGCTGGAGGAAAGCGGCGTCATGCCGGAAAGCGGCGATGTCGTTGTGACCGGTGCCAGCGGAGGCGTCGGCAGTACCGCCGTGGCGCTGCTTTCCGCGCTGGGCTATCAGGTCGCGGCCATCAGCGGCAGAGCCGGCAATACCGGGTATTTACAAGCGCTCGGCGCAAAACAGGTGCTTGATCGCCATGAATTCAGCCGCGATGCGCGTCCTCTGGAAAAACAGCGCTGGGCAGGCGCGATCGACACTGTAGGCGGCAAAGTGCTGGCAACGTTACTGGCGCAGATGGATTATAACGCCACTGTCGCGGCCTGTGGTCTGGCGGGCGGGGTTGCGCTACCGGCAACGGTGATGCCTTTTATCCTGCGCAATGTTCGCTTACAGGGTATTGATTCGGTAATGACGCCACCGCCGCGCCGCCTGCAAGCTTGGCGGCGTCTGGCCACGCTGCTGCCCCCGGCTTTCTATCAACAGGTGACTCACGAGATCGCGCTGGACGCGGTGCCCGCCGTCGCCATCGCGCTGTTGGAAAACAACGTGACGGGCCGTACGCTGGTCAAAATCAGATAA
- the accB gene encoding acetyl-CoA carboxylase biotin carboxyl carrier protein, translated as MDIRKIKKLIELVEESGIAELEISEGEESVRISRAPVTPSYPMMQQAYAPMMQQQPALAAAVAPAADTAAPAPAAISGHIVRSPMVGTFYRTPSPDAKAFVEVGQQVNVGDTLCIVEAMKMMNQIEADKTGVVKAILVDNGQPVEFDEPLVVIE; from the coding sequence ATGGATATTCGTAAAATCAAAAAACTGATCGAACTGGTTGAAGAGTCCGGCATCGCCGAACTGGAAATTTCTGAAGGTGAAGAATCAGTACGTATCAGTCGTGCCCCGGTAACGCCAAGCTACCCGATGATGCAGCAGGCCTATGCGCCCATGATGCAACAGCAACCGGCTCTGGCCGCCGCCGTCGCGCCGGCCGCGGACACGGCTGCACCTGCACCTGCCGCCATCAGCGGTCACATCGTTCGTTCTCCAATGGTGGGTACGTTCTACCGCACCCCAAGTCCTGATGCCAAAGCATTTGTCGAAGTGGGCCAGCAAGTAAATGTCGGCGATACGCTTTGCATTGTGGAAGCCATGAAAATGATGAACCAAATCGAAGCCGACAAAACGGGCGTGGTCAAAGCGATTCTTGTCGACAACGGTCAACCGGTTGAATTTGACGAGCCACTGGTTGTCATCGAATAA
- the aroQ gene encoding type II 3-dehydroquinate dehydratase, producing MAEKFHILLLNGPNLNLLGTREPDKYGSTTLPEIVSRLEAQAQALNIRFSHLQSNAEHILIDSIHQARGNTDFILINPAAFTHTSVALRDALLAVAIPFIEIHLSNVHSREAFRHHSYLSDIAVGVICGLGAEGYHYALQTAVKRLSTSN from the coding sequence ATGGCCGAAAAGTTTCACATTTTGCTTTTGAATGGTCCTAACCTCAATCTGCTGGGCACCCGCGAACCGGACAAGTACGGCAGCACGACGTTGCCTGAGATTGTCAGCCGCCTGGAAGCTCAGGCGCAGGCGTTGAATATCCGGTTTTCCCATCTGCAATCCAATGCGGAACACATCCTGATCGATAGCATCCATCAGGCCAGAGGAAATACGGATTTTATTTTGATTAATCCGGCGGCGTTCACCCATACCAGCGTTGCCCTGCGTGATGCTCTGCTAGCGGTAGCCATCCCGTTTATCGAAATTCATCTGTCCAACGTGCATTCGCGCGAAGCGTTCCGTCATCACTCCTACCTTTCTGATATCGCGGTAGGCGTGATTTGCGGGCTTGGGGCAGAGGGTTATCACTATGCTTTACAGACAGCGGTAAAACGTCTGTCAACCTCCAATTAA
- the modD gene encoding ModD protein, which produces MIYLPETFLDQLLLEDIQYGDLTTRALGIEKITGDITFFHRQGGCVSGIPVAERLLQKLGLQITYRVQDGERIQPGQALLSATGNAAALHQGWKVTQNVLEWCCGVSEYLSQMREVYRRYVPSGQIACTRKTIPGTKLLATLAVVAAGGIVHRLGCAETILLFTNHRRFLSNPDDWATHVACLRNAAPEKEIIVEVDNPDEALLALAAQPDILQLDNFTPEQVRAIVVHVKQHAPACIVSAAGGVNLQTIQRYAETGVGLLITSAPYQASSADIRVVMTPRS; this is translated from the coding sequence ATGATCTACCTTCCAGAGACTTTTCTCGACCAGCTTTTGCTGGAGGACATTCAATACGGGGATTTAACCACCCGGGCGCTGGGGATTGAGAAAATAACGGGCGATATCACGTTTTTTCATCGTCAGGGGGGATGTGTCAGTGGGATACCCGTAGCCGAGCGTTTGTTGCAAAAACTGGGGTTGCAGATTACCTATCGGGTTCAGGACGGAGAGCGCATTCAACCTGGGCAGGCGCTGTTATCCGCCACGGGGAATGCGGCGGCGTTGCATCAGGGGTGGAAAGTCACGCAAAACGTCCTGGAGTGGTGCTGTGGCGTCAGTGAGTATCTGTCGCAGATGAGAGAAGTGTATCGCCGCTATGTTCCGTCCGGGCAGATTGCCTGTACGCGGAAAACCATCCCCGGAACCAAACTGCTTGCGACGCTGGCTGTCGTGGCCGCAGGCGGTATCGTCCATCGTCTGGGCTGTGCGGAAACCATACTGCTGTTTACCAATCATCGCCGCTTTTTATCAAATCCTGATGACTGGGCAACGCACGTAGCCTGTTTGCGCAACGCCGCGCCGGAGAAAGAGATTATCGTCGAAGTGGATAATCCCGATGAGGCACTCCTGGCGCTCGCCGCGCAACCGGATATCCTGCAACTCGATAATTTTACGCCGGAACAAGTCAGGGCCATTGTGGTTCATGTTAAGCAACACGCCCCGGCGTGCATCGTTTCGGCGGCGGGTGGTGTCAATTTGCAAACCATTCAACGTTATGCCGAAACCGGCGTGGGGTTGCTGATCACCTCTGCCCCCTATCAGGCGTCATCGGCGGATATTCGTGTCGTTATGACACCCAGATCGTAA
- the accC gene encoding acetyl-CoA carboxylase biotin carboxylase subunit — protein sequence MLDKIVIANRGEIALRILRACKELGIKTVAVHSSADRDLKHVLLADETVCIGPAPSTKSYLNIPAIISAAEITGSAAIHPGYGFLSENADFAEQVERSGFVFIGPRADTIRLMGDKVSAINAMKKAGVPCVPGSDGPLDGDMDKNRAFAKRIGYPVIIKASGGGGGRGMRVVRSDKELEQSINMTRAEAKAAFNNDMVYMEKYLENPRHVEIQVLADGQGNAIYLAERDCSMQRRHQKVVEEAPAPGITDELRRFIGDRCAKACIDINYRGAGTFEFLYENGEFYFIEMNTRIQVEHPVTEMITGVDLIKEQLRIAAGQPLSIKQEDLIVRGHAVECRINAEDPNTFLPSPGKITRFHAPGGFGVRWESHIYAGYTVPPYYDSMIGKLITYGETREVAISRMKNALAELIIDGIKTNVDLQMKIMNDENFQQGGTNIHYLEKKLGLH from the coding sequence ATGCTAGATAAAATCGTTATCGCGAACCGCGGAGAGATTGCGTTGCGCATTTTGCGCGCCTGCAAAGAGCTGGGCATCAAAACCGTTGCCGTTCACTCCAGCGCGGATCGCGATCTGAAACACGTACTACTGGCGGATGAAACCGTGTGTATCGGCCCGGCGCCGTCCACCAAAAGCTATCTGAACATTCCGGCAATCATCTCCGCCGCGGAAATTACCGGTTCGGCGGCGATTCACCCCGGTTACGGTTTTCTGTCAGAAAACGCCGACTTTGCCGAGCAGGTTGAGCGTTCAGGCTTTGTTTTCATCGGGCCGCGTGCCGATACCATCCGTCTGATGGGTGATAAAGTCTCCGCCATCAACGCCATGAAAAAAGCCGGCGTACCTTGCGTGCCGGGTTCCGACGGCCCGTTAGACGGCGATATGGATAAAAACCGCGCTTTTGCCAAGCGCATCGGCTATCCGGTGATTATCAAAGCGTCTGGCGGCGGCGGCGGTCGCGGTATGCGCGTGGTTCGCAGCGATAAAGAGCTGGAACAATCCATCAATATGACCCGTGCGGAAGCCAAAGCCGCTTTCAACAACGACATGGTCTACATGGAGAAATACCTGGAAAACCCGCGTCACGTGGAAATCCAGGTACTGGCTGACGGCCAGGGCAACGCGATTTATCTGGCTGAACGTGACTGCTCAATGCAGCGCCGCCATCAGAAAGTGGTGGAAGAAGCCCCGGCGCCGGGCATCACCGACGAACTGCGTCGTTTCATCGGCGACCGCTGTGCGAAAGCCTGTATCGATATCAATTATCGAGGCGCGGGTACGTTTGAATTCCTGTACGAAAACGGCGAGTTCTATTTCATTGAAATGAACACCCGTATTCAGGTGGAACATCCGGTCACCGAAATGATTACCGGCGTGGATCTGATCAAGGAGCAATTGCGTATTGCCGCGGGTCAGCCGTTGTCCATCAAACAGGAAGACTTGATTGTGCGCGGCCACGCGGTCGAGTGCCGTATCAACGCCGAAGACCCGAATACCTTCCTGCCGAGTCCGGGTAAAATCACCCGTTTCCACGCGCCGGGCGGTTTCGGTGTGCGCTGGGAATCGCATATCTACGCCGGTTATACCGTACCGCCGTACTATGATTCCATGATCGGCAAACTGATCACCTACGGTGAAACCCGCGAGGTCGCGATTTCCCGCATGAAGAACGCGCTGGCTGAGCTGATTATTGACGGCATCAAAACCAACGTCGATCTACAGATGAAGATCATGAACGATGAAAACTTCCAGCAAGGTGGCACCAATATCCACTATCTGGAGAAGAAACTCGGTTTGCACTAA